The following proteins come from a genomic window of Halorussus halophilus:
- a CDS encoding translation initiation factor IF-2 subunit beta, with translation MDYSSSLDRAMDDVPDFEGSEERFSYPNADAQKDGAFTRLTNLSDIADALSRDVEHIHSALQRELGTNGKLEDGRARYNGSFSGSDFDHALDSYVEEFVLCSECGLPDTRLVSEDRTLMLRCDACGAFRPVTKRSSASQTQQRDAVEEGSTYEVKITGTGRKGDGVAEKGKYTIFVPGAQEGDVVQVYIKNISGNLAFARLA, from the coding sequence ATGGACTATTCATCGAGCCTCGACCGGGCTATGGACGACGTACCGGACTTCGAAGGGAGCGAAGAGCGCTTCAGCTACCCGAACGCGGACGCCCAGAAGGACGGCGCGTTCACGCGACTGACGAACCTCTCGGACATCGCCGACGCGCTGAGTCGCGACGTCGAACACATCCACAGCGCGCTCCAGCGCGAACTCGGGACGAACGGGAAGCTAGAAGACGGCCGCGCCCGCTACAACGGGAGTTTCTCGGGGTCTGACTTCGACCACGCCCTCGACAGCTACGTCGAAGAGTTCGTCCTCTGTTCGGAGTGTGGCCTGCCGGACACTCGCCTCGTCAGCGAGGACCGCACGCTCATGCTTCGCTGTGACGCCTGTGGTGCGTTCCGCCCCGTCACGAAACGCTCCTCGGCCAGCCAGACCCAACAGCGCGACGCGGTCGAAGAAGGCTCGACCTACGAAGTCAAGATTACCGGCACGGGCCGCAAGGGCGACGGCGTCGCCGAAAAGGGCAAGTACACAATCTTCGTGCCCGGCGCTCAAGAGGGCGACGTAGTGCAGGTCTACATCAAGAACATCTCGGGCAATCTGGCGTTCGCGCGACTCGCCTGA
- a CDS encoding DUF309 domain-containing protein, with product MRDHLRAGVAIYNAGHFHAAHDAWEDYWLELDSGTRDERLLHGLIQFTAAVHHTDDHNWEGIRGLAESAANYLADLPNDYRAINVAQIRAYLQMVATDPEHVERVTLPKLTHENEPLLPEDLRFDASAIVAEVYAEEFGYDEQIIDKAIEYARVDLDSEQATSQFVTFVMDFARDDANRGIIFQRLSSAVGKREHEESDVEGLFD from the coding sequence ATGCGAGACCACCTCAGAGCAGGCGTCGCCATCTACAACGCGGGCCACTTCCACGCGGCCCACGACGCGTGGGAGGACTACTGGCTCGAACTCGATTCCGGAACCCGAGACGAGCGACTGCTCCACGGTCTCATCCAGTTCACCGCCGCCGTTCACCACACCGACGACCACAACTGGGAAGGCATCCGAGGCCTCGCCGAGAGTGCCGCGAATTACCTCGCCGACCTCCCAAACGACTACCGTGCCATCAACGTCGCCCAAATCCGGGCTTACCTCCAAATGGTCGCCACCGACCCCGAACACGTCGAGCGCGTGACCCTGCCGAAACTGACCCACGAGAACGAACCGCTCCTGCCCGAAGACCTGCGATTCGACGCCTCGGCAATCGTCGCGGAAGTCTACGCCGAGGAGTTCGGCTACGACGAGCAAATTATCGACAAAGCAATCGAGTACGCCCGTGTAGACCTCGATTCGGAACAGGCGACGAGTCAGTTCGTTACGTTCGTCATGGACTTCGCCCGCGACGACGCGAATAGAGGAATCATCTTCCAGCGACTCAGTAGTGCCGTCGGCAAGCGAGAGCACGAGGAGAGCGACGTGGAAGGCCTGTTCGACTGA
- a CDS encoding twin-arginine translocation signal domain-containing protein: MPRKLTRRRLLAGVGAAGAVALAGCTSGEVEWSADSGDSNGSDSGDGGEDGGDVDVNVSAGSDGDSS; this comes from the coding sequence ATGCCACGAAAGCTGACCCGACGACGGTTGCTCGCTGGCGTAGGCGCGGCCGGTGCCGTCGCACTGGCCGGTTGTACGAGTGGCGAAGTGGAGTGGAGCGCCGACTCCGGGGACTCGAACGGGAGCGACTCCGGCGACGGTGGCGAAGATGGCGGCGACGTAGACGTGAACGTGAGCGCGGGGTCGGACGGCGACTCCAGCTAG
- a CDS encoding Gfo/Idh/MocA family protein yields MTTVSTEMVRIGIVGAGNRGTNHAARYEGVPGANVVAVADVDEPKAEALASEYDAESYVDHQSMLSGSDLDAVNVCVHTSLHEEIAVDALEAGANVFCEKPMADSYAAASRMYDAAERTGNRLAVQNQLLFTKETRAAKALIDAGELGDCYQGIAARSRGWAFGPDPEEIDLGARRRGTPYVDGYGTPSFVREESASGGAVYDLGSYTVGQLLYLLGSPTVERVRGETFRTEPERHASGGETSAEYRRRIEESGHDVEDVGVGFVTFEDGTVLSVRASWSRHLEEEGSAVVGTEGGVRLDPFEYHASIAEIEMDASADLEEFDFRQQSLAGKEYDPSVEADPLFHWIEVLLGREQGVPTAELALETMVVMDGIYRSAELGREVSREQVVGDD; encoded by the coding sequence GTGACAACTGTCAGTACAGAGATGGTGCGAATCGGCATCGTCGGCGCAGGGAACAGGGGAACGAACCACGCGGCGCGCTACGAAGGCGTTCCCGGAGCGAACGTCGTCGCCGTCGCGGACGTAGACGAACCGAAGGCCGAGGCACTCGCTTCAGAGTACGACGCCGAGAGCTACGTAGACCATCAGTCGATGCTCTCGGGGAGCGACCTCGACGCTGTCAACGTCTGCGTCCACACGAGTCTCCACGAGGAAATCGCGGTGGACGCGCTGGAAGCAGGCGCGAACGTCTTCTGCGAGAAGCCGATGGCCGACAGCTACGCGGCCGCGAGTCGGATGTACGACGCCGCGGAGCGAACCGGCAACCGGCTCGCCGTGCAGAACCAGTTGTTGTTCACGAAGGAGACGCGCGCCGCGAAGGCTCTGATAGACGCGGGCGAACTCGGTGACTGCTATCAGGGAATCGCCGCTCGCTCGCGGGGATGGGCGTTCGGACCCGACCCCGAAGAAATCGACCTCGGTGCGCGCCGCCGAGGCACGCCCTACGTCGATGGCTACGGGACTCCGTCGTTCGTCCGTGAAGAGTCAGCGAGCGGCGGGGCCGTCTACGACCTCGGGAGCTACACCGTCGGTCAGTTGCTCTACCTGCTCGGGTCGCCGACAGTCGAGCGGGTCAGGGGTGAGACGTTCCGCACGGAACCCGAACGACACGCTTCTGGCGGCGAGACATCTGCGGAGTACCGCCGTCGAATCGAGGAGAGCGGCCACGACGTAGAGGACGTTGGCGTCGGTTTCGTCACCTTCGAGGACGGAACGGTGTTGTCGGTGCGCGCCAGTTGGTCGCGCCACCTCGAAGAGGAAGGGAGCGCGGTCGTCGGCACCGAGGGCGGCGTGCGACTCGACCCCTTCGAGTACCACGCCTCGATTGCCGAAATCGAGATGGACGCGAGCGCCGACTTAGAGGAGTTCGACTTCCGCCAACAGTCGCTCGCGGGCAAAGAGTACGACCCCAGCGTCGAAGCCGACCCGCTCTTTCACTGGATAGAGGTGCTTCTGGGGCGCGAGCAAGGAGTCCCGACCGCCGAACTGGCCTTGGAGACGATGGTGGTCATGGACGGCATCTATCGCTCGGCAGAACTCGGCCGGGAAGTGTCGCGCGAACAAGTGGTCGGGGACGATTGA
- the azf gene encoding NAD-dependent glucose-6-phosphate dehydrogenase Azf, with translation MDDPVLLTGAEGRVGQAILSELDEKYEWRLLDRDPPTTETTHEFVVADITDYEAVREAVEGVGAVIHLAGDPRPEAPWNSVLSNNIDGTQKILRAACEEGVEKFAFASSNHAVGAFETDEKTPEMYRPTDEFRLDGTELPRPSNLYGVSKASGETLGRYYHDHHGLSFVAVRIGNLTKNHPPKDYERGQAMWLSHRDCAHLFDRCLQADYDYEIVYGISDNDRKYYSIDRAKEVLGYDPQDNSAEFPDAKVE, from the coding sequence ATGGACGACCCAGTCCTGCTTACGGGCGCGGAAGGCCGCGTCGGGCAGGCCATCCTCTCGGAGCTCGACGAGAAGTACGAGTGGCGACTGCTCGACCGCGACCCACCGACGACCGAGACCACCCACGAGTTCGTCGTCGCGGACATCACCGACTACGAGGCCGTCCGCGAAGCCGTCGAGGGCGTCGGCGCAGTTATCCATCTTGCTGGCGATCCGCGTCCGGAGGCCCCGTGGAACAGCGTGCTGAGCAACAACATCGACGGGACTCAGAAGATTCTGCGAGCGGCCTGTGAGGAGGGCGTCGAGAAGTTCGCGTTCGCCTCCTCTAACCACGCGGTCGGCGCGTTCGAGACCGACGAGAAGACGCCGGAGATGTACCGACCGACCGACGAGTTCCGACTCGACGGCACGGAACTCCCCCGACCGAGCAACCTCTACGGCGTGAGCAAGGCCAGCGGCGAGACGCTCGGGCGGTACTACCACGACCACCACGGCCTCTCCTTTGTCGCGGTACGAATCGGCAACCTGACGAAGAACCACCCGCCGAAGGACTACGAACGCGGCCAGGCGATGTGGCTCTCCCATAGAGACTGTGCGCACCTGTTCGACCGCTGTCTGCAGGCCGACTACGACTACGAAATCGTCTACGGCATCTCGGACAACGACCGGAAGTACTACTCTATCGACCGCGCGAAAGAAGTGCTGGGCTACGACCCGCAGGACAATTCGGCGGAGTTTCCGGACGCGAAAGTGGAATAG
- a CDS encoding MBL fold metallo-hydrolase yields the protein MRRGDLKEVTVGDCSDLYYLDTGMYDTDEYGAVYIYDAARPAIVETGIGTNREYIFDALEVLGIAKEDVAVIAPTHVHLDHAGGAGFLAKECPNAEVYVHEIGAPHLEDPSRLVEGTKQAVGDQWEFYVEPEPVPEDQLVPIQGGDEINLGNHHLEVYHAPGHAPHQVVYYDRDDDAVFTADAAGIWVPSTREIRETSPPSNFDLEQCLADLETIRELNPEALLYTHFGPREYDQVAMDEYADVLSSWVERVEQKRDELGDDETVVKFFAENAEMADVWGERKAREEAKLNSRGVLTYLHYRDD from the coding sequence ATGAGACGAGGCGACCTCAAGGAGGTCACTGTTGGCGACTGCTCGGACCTCTACTACCTCGATACGGGGATGTACGACACCGACGAGTACGGTGCGGTCTACATCTACGACGCCGCGCGGCCCGCAATCGTGGAGACGGGAATCGGCACCAACCGCGAGTACATCTTCGACGCGCTGGAGGTGCTGGGCATCGCCAAGGAGGACGTGGCCGTCATCGCGCCGACGCACGTCCACCTCGACCACGCTGGCGGCGCGGGCTTTCTCGCGAAGGAGTGTCCGAACGCTGAAGTCTACGTCCACGAAATCGGCGCGCCGCATCTCGAAGACCCTTCGCGTCTGGTCGAGGGTACCAAGCAGGCCGTCGGCGACCAGTGGGAGTTCTACGTCGAACCCGAACCGGTGCCCGAGGACCAACTCGTCCCGATACAGGGCGGCGACGAAATCAACCTCGGTAACCACCACCTCGAAGTGTACCACGCGCCGGGGCACGCACCGCATCAGGTGGTCTACTACGACCGGGACGACGACGCCGTCTTCACCGCCGACGCGGCGGGCATCTGGGTCCCGTCCACCAGAGAAATCCGCGAAACCTCCCCGCCGTCGAACTTCGACTTGGAGCAGTGTCTCGCAGACCTCGAAACGATTCGGGAACTGAACCCCGAGGCGCTCCTCTACACCCACTTCGGGCCGCGAGAGTACGACCAAGTGGCGATGGACGAGTACGCCGACGTGCTGTCCTCGTGGGTCGAACGCGTCGAACAGAAGCGCGACGAACTCGGCGACGACGAAACGGTCGTGAAGTTCTTCGCCGAGAACGCAGAGATGGCCGACGTGTGGGGCGAGCGCAAGGCGCGCGAGGAGGCGAAACTGAACAGTCGAGGCGTGTTGACGTATCTGCACTACCGCGACGATTGA
- a CDS encoding cation:proton antiporter domain-containing protein, translating to MSAGAELIAIVAAIIGLGVAAQLLADKFQVPSVLFLILAGILFGPEGLGNWIPYVDPLITRDSFGGALSAIVGLSVAIIVFEGAFHLTREKLREAPSATLKLVSLGAIIALVGTAVVVRFALDQPWDVSLLIGSLLVATGPTVITPILEVVPARDRVEAALETEGVVNDVTAAIMAVVTFEVVLLEEPTVNAFVSDFARRLGIGIFVGLVVAAVIWYLLRYVDLSPDSAPQNARLIVLAGALVAYAAATELASESGIAAVATAGMLLGNADLPYEENITEFKGDITLLVLSFVFIALAALLRFNDLLALGIGGIVVVLAVALLVRPLGVLLSTTGDRYTFNERIFMSVVGPRGIIPASVATLFAVQLQAQGMTDAANVLVGTVFLVILATVVFEGGFARHIAEYLDVIPMRVLIIGGGKVGRALAERLEDRGENVVIIERETDMIELAREAGFTVHKGDGTDTELLRKAGADNAKIVVAATGDDDANLLIAQLAESKFDVETIIARANNPDNVDAFEDLGVRTIDASMATAWAIDNVIERPALSNWMTEIGRSGDVQEVEVTSQDHVGKTIEELDSELPNGVLIALVGRDGNTEVPNENFTLQEGDHITFLGRKEAVRDAIDLCHPHA from the coding sequence GTGAGCGCAGGCGCGGAACTCATCGCCATCGTGGCCGCTATCATCGGCCTCGGCGTAGCCGCACAGCTGTTGGCCGACAAGTTTCAGGTGCCGAGCGTGCTGTTTCTCATCCTCGCGGGCATCCTCTTCGGACCCGAGGGGCTGGGGAACTGGATACCCTACGTGGACCCGCTCATCACGCGGGACTCGTTCGGCGGGGCGCTCTCGGCCATCGTCGGCTTGAGCGTCGCCATCATCGTCTTCGAGGGAGCGTTCCACCTCACCCGCGAGAAACTACGAGAAGCGCCTTCTGCGACGTTAAAGCTCGTCAGTCTCGGCGCTATTATCGCGCTCGTGGGCACCGCAGTCGTGGTTCGATTCGCCCTCGACCAGCCGTGGGACGTGTCGCTCCTCATCGGCTCGCTGCTCGTGGCTACCGGCCCGACGGTCATAACGCCGATTCTGGAAGTCGTCCCAGCACGGGACCGCGTGGAAGCCGCACTGGAGACGGAGGGCGTCGTCAACGACGTGACCGCCGCGATTATGGCGGTCGTGACGTTCGAAGTCGTCCTGCTCGAAGAACCGACGGTCAACGCCTTCGTCTCGGACTTCGCGCGGCGACTCGGCATCGGCATCTTCGTCGGTCTCGTCGTCGCCGCGGTCATCTGGTACCTGCTCCGGTACGTGGACTTGTCGCCGGACAGCGCGCCACAGAACGCTCGCCTCATCGTCTTGGCGGGCGCGCTCGTGGCGTACGCCGCGGCGACCGAACTGGCCTCGGAGTCTGGCATCGCGGCCGTGGCGACTGCGGGCATGCTACTCGGCAACGCCGACTTGCCCTACGAGGAGAACATCACCGAGTTCAAGGGCGACATTACGCTGCTCGTCCTCTCGTTCGTGTTCATCGCGCTGGCGGCACTGTTGCGATTCAACGACTTGCTAGCGCTCGGCATCGGCGGCATCGTCGTCGTGCTGGCAGTCGCGCTGCTCGTTCGCCCGCTGGGCGTCTTGCTTTCGACGACAGGCGACCGCTACACCTTCAACGAGCGTATCTTCATGAGCGTGGTCGGCCCGCGGGGCATCATCCCGGCCTCGGTCGCGACGCTGTTCGCGGTTCAACTGCAGGCCCAAGGGATGACGGACGCGGCGAACGTACTCGTCGGCACCGTCTTCTTGGTCATCTTGGCGACCGTCGTGTTCGAGGGCGGTTTCGCTCGACACATCGCGGAATACTTGGACGTGATACCAATGCGTGTACTCATCATCGGTGGCGGAAAGGTGGGCCGTGCGCTCGCCGAACGCCTCGAAGACCGCGGCGAGAACGTGGTCATCATCGAGAGAGAGACGGACATGATAGAACTCGCCCGTGAGGCCGGATTCACGGTCCACAAGGGCGACGGAACAGATACAGAATTACTACGGAAGGCGGGGGCAGACAACGCCAAAATCGTCGTGGCCGCGACCGGCGACGACGACGCGAACCTGCTCATCGCGCAACTCGCCGAGTCGAAGTTCGACGTGGAGACCATCATCGCGCGGGCGAACAACCCCGACAACGTGGACGCCTTCGAAGATTTGGGCGTGCGCACCATCGACGCCTCCATGGCGACGGCGTGGGCCATCGACAACGTCATCGAACGCCCCGCGCTGTCGAACTGGATGACGGAAATCGGCCGGTCTGGCGACGTGCAGGAGGTCGAGGTGACTTCGCAGGACCACGTCGGCAAGACCATCGAGGAGTTGGACTCGGAGTTGCCGAACGGCGTGCTGATTGCGTTGGTCGGTCGCGATGGGAATACGGAAGTTCCCAACGAGAATTTCACCCTACAGGAGGGCGACCACATCACCTTCCTCGGCCGGAAGGAAGCTGTGCGGGATGCCATCGACCTGTGTCATCCGCACGCCTAG
- a CDS encoding DUF7860 family protein: protein MGRYGDLDYERVTKLGFLLSLALFAVGAGGELTAATMHWTLPAWEHTLLVDMEILGVVGALFTPLVFGIILPLTE from the coding sequence ATGGGACGCTACGGAGACCTCGACTACGAACGGGTGACCAAACTCGGATTCTTGCTGAGTCTCGCACTCTTCGCCGTCGGCGCTGGTGGCGAACTCACTGCCGCGACGATGCACTGGACGCTACCGGCCTGGGAGCACACGCTCTTGGTCGATATGGAAATTCTCGGCGTCGTCGGCGCGCTGTTCACGCCGCTCGTGTTCGGCATCATTCTGCCGCTGACCGAGTGA
- a CDS encoding AMP-dependent synthetase/ligase, with product MEWRDAERAYEDAVIDRTTLSRMFEESAARHANRPAQQYKGGVYDRSLAGSAISAAPNAQFRPISYARMRRIVRSLATGFREIGVEPDDRVGIFADTRMEWAQSDFGLLAAGAVVTTVYRGSSPSQVEYLLSDPGADGVVVENEELLERVISVQDGLDLEFAVVMDEIQDSSLKGEDTPADFDVYTLGDVYELGDEAFDEETYESWLDDRDPEDLATLIYTSGTTGKPKGVKLTHWNFRSNVNQCRKRFGPRPDKEDMPIIDQQSRTVSFLPLAHVFERLSGHFLMFASGATVAYAESTDTIQEDFQQIEPTTGASVPRVYERMYDAIREQAESSPIKERLFEWATDVGREYFETDSPSPALRVKRAVADKLVFQKVRNGLGGNIDFLISGGGSLSPDLCALYHGMGLPILEGYGLTETSPVVAVNPAEEPKVGTIGTPVVDEEVRVDESVVGEEFADAAGEVGELLVRGPNVTSGYWNMPEASERAFTEDGWFRTGDIVELRPDDYIAFRERAKELLVLSTGKNVAPGPIEDAFAASEIVEQCMVVGDGHKFVSAILVPNVEAVRKRADKEDLTLPEDPQALCRDDTVRSWIEEEVDDVNERFESYEQIKQFRLVPDEFTEDNDLLTPTMKKKRRNILERFADEIDAIYEREYETA from the coding sequence ATGGAGTGGCGTGACGCTGAACGGGCCTACGAGGACGCGGTCATCGACCGGACCACGTTGTCCCGAATGTTCGAGGAGAGTGCGGCCCGGCACGCGAATCGCCCGGCCCAACAGTACAAGGGTGGCGTCTACGACCGGTCGCTAGCCGGGAGCGCGATTTCGGCCGCGCCGAACGCTCAGTTCAGACCGATTTCCTACGCGCGGATGCGGCGCATCGTTCGCTCGCTGGCGACCGGATTCCGCGAGATAGGCGTCGAACCGGACGACAGGGTCGGCATATTCGCGGACACCCGCATGGAGTGGGCACAGAGCGACTTCGGCCTACTCGCGGCCGGTGCCGTCGTGACGACTGTGTACCGCGGTTCGTCGCCGAGTCAAGTCGAGTACCTGCTCTCGGACCCCGGCGCAGACGGCGTGGTCGTGGAGAACGAAGAACTACTAGAGCGAGTCATTTCGGTGCAGGACGGCCTCGACTTGGAGTTCGCCGTCGTCATGGACGAGATTCAGGACTCGTCGCTGAAAGGTGAGGACACCCCCGCCGACTTCGACGTGTACACGCTTGGCGACGTCTACGAACTCGGCGACGAGGCCTTCGACGAGGAGACCTACGAGTCGTGGCTGGACGACCGCGACCCCGAGGACTTGGCGACGCTCATCTACACCTCCGGCACGACCGGCAAGCCGAAGGGCGTGAAGTTGACCCACTGGAACTTCCGGTCGAACGTCAACCAGTGTCGCAAGCGGTTCGGGCCGCGCCCCGACAAGGAGGACATGCCGATAATCGACCAGCAGAGTCGAACTGTCTCGTTCCTGCCGCTCGCACATGTCTTCGAGCGACTCTCGGGACACTTCTTGATGTTCGCCAGCGGTGCGACCGTCGCCTACGCCGAGAGCACGGACACGATACAGGAGGACTTCCAGCAGATCGAACCGACGACTGGTGCCAGTGTGCCGCGCGTCTACGAGCGGATGTACGACGCCATCCGCGAGCAGGCAGAATCTTCGCCGATAAAGGAGCGACTGTTCGAGTGGGCGACCGACGTGGGTCGGGAATACTTCGAAACTGACTCCCCGAGTCCCGCGTTGCGGGTCAAGCGAGCGGTCGCGGACAAACTCGTCTTCCAGAAGGTCCGGAACGGACTCGGTGGCAACATCGACTTCCTCATCAGTGGCGGCGGCAGTCTCTCGCCGGACCTCTGTGCGCTCTACCACGGGATGGGACTCCCGATTCTGGAAGGCTACGGCCTGACCGAAACGTCCCCCGTGGTCGCCGTGAACCCGGCCGAAGAGCCAAAAGTCGGCACTATCGGCACGCCAGTCGTGGACGAGGAAGTCCGCGTTGACGAATCGGTCGTCGGTGAGGAGTTCGCAGACGCCGCCGGAGAAGTCGGCGAACTGCTCGTCAGGGGACCGAACGTCACGTCGGGCTACTGGAACATGCCAGAGGCGTCCGAGCGCGCCTTCACAGAAGACGGATGGTTCCGAACTGGCGACATCGTGGAACTTCGCCCCGACGACTACATCGCGTTCCGCGAACGCGCCAAGGAACTGCTCGTCCTCTCGACCGGCAAGAACGTCGCGCCCGGTCCCATCGAGGACGCCTTCGCCGCGAGCGAAATCGTCGAGCAGTGCATGGTCGTCGGCGACGGCCACAAGTTCGTCTCGGCGATTCTCGTGCCGAACGTCGAGGCCGTTCGGAAGCGTGCCGACAAAGAAGACCTCACGCTCCCCGAGGACCCGCAAGCGCTCTGCCGAGACGACACCGTTCGTTCGTGGATAGAAGAGGAGGTGGACGACGTGAACGAACGGTTCGAGTCCTACGAGCAAATCAAGCAGTTCCGACTCGTGCCCGACGAGTTCACGGAGGACAACGACCTGCTGACGCCGACTATGAAGAAGAAACGCCGCAACATCTTGGAGCGGTTCGCAGACGAGATAGATGCGATTTACGAGCGCGAGTACGAGACGGCGTAG
- a CDS encoding dihydroneopterin aldolase family protein: MTSDSADSTTPTDGEEACFEAGIKFGALYHQFAGTPVSPDSAASLETAMEESIENQPFCESVTVDILEDKLAAEMTNSYTELTGRFMEVEIVVQREDTTVTTRMEMEDGYPLMQVESVESTASVE, translated from the coding sequence ATGACGAGCGATTCGGCTGACTCGACGACCCCGACAGACGGTGAGGAGGCGTGCTTCGAGGCGGGCATCAAGTTCGGCGCGCTCTACCACCAGTTCGCTGGCACGCCAGTGAGTCCCGACAGTGCGGCGAGTTTAGAGACGGCAATGGAGGAGTCTATCGAGAACCAACCGTTCTGCGAGTCGGTGACTGTGGACATTCTGGAGGACAAACTCGCGGCGGAAATGACGAACTCCTACACCGAACTCACGGGCCGATTCATGGAGGTCGAAATCGTCGTCCAGCGCGAGGACACGACGGTCACGACGCGCATGGAGATGGAAGACGGCTATCCCCTGATGCAGGTCGAGTCGGTCGAATCGACCGCGTCGGTCGAATAG